Proteins encoded by one window of Desulfobaculum bizertense DSM 18034:
- a CDS encoding triose-phosphate isomerase, which translates to MSVLTFKSPGLHRLQNPDSPELFRENFPYTKVGRINFDGEFTIPHPADPMFITDTTFRDGQQARPPYTVRQIATLYDYLHKLGGHSGLIRQSEFFLYSKKDQRAVKACLAKDYDFPQVTGWIRANKNDLELVRQMGLKETGMLTSVSDYHIYLKLKKDRQKAMDDYLELVEKALEWGIVPRCHFEDVTRADIMGFCVPFAIRLMELAKGSGLPVKIRLCDTMGFGVPYPGAALPRSVARIVNAFTQDAGVPSEWLEWHGHNDFHKVLTNAATAWLYGCSGANGTLLGFGERTGNAPLEALVMEYISLTGDDNAAMTETISEIGEYFERELGYRIPDNYPFVGRDFNATSAGIHVDGLIKNEEIYNIFDTEKILKRSVPIIITDKSGRAGVAYWINQHLALAGDDRIDKRHPIVGRITRAIEQTYEKGRTTHFSNAEMKALVKRYLPELFPTDFDHLKDIAHKLSARIIARLSARNEIRQMRTDQVQGLLDGFLEEFPFVQYIYLINTNGHLVSHAICHKEDVEKYKTFDEHTDFSAREWFTVPTRTGKLHVTDFFKSQFTGKLCLTVATPVDDEESEIQGVLGADIRFEELLRRHEMIIPASDDEDGEEEIL; encoded by the coding sequence ATGTCCGTCTTGACATTCAAGAGCCCCGGTCTGCATCGCTTGCAGAACCCGGACAGTCCTGAACTGTTCCGCGAGAACTTTCCATATACGAAAGTCGGGCGCATCAACTTTGATGGTGAGTTCACCATCCCGCATCCTGCAGATCCCATGTTCATTACGGACACGACGTTTCGTGATGGACAGCAGGCACGGCCTCCGTACACCGTCCGTCAGATTGCAACACTCTATGATTATTTGCATAAGCTCGGTGGTCACTCTGGCCTGATTCGACAGAGTGAGTTCTTTTTGTATTCCAAAAAAGACCAGCGCGCAGTGAAGGCGTGTTTGGCCAAAGACTACGACTTTCCGCAGGTCACGGGCTGGATTCGTGCCAACAAGAATGATCTGGAGCTTGTGCGTCAGATGGGGCTGAAAGAGACGGGTATGCTCACCTCTGTTTCGGACTATCACATCTACCTCAAGCTCAAAAAAGACCGCCAGAAGGCGATGGATGACTATCTGGAGCTGGTGGAGAAGGCTCTGGAATGGGGAATTGTTCCACGCTGTCATTTTGAGGACGTGACGCGTGCGGACATTATGGGTTTTTGTGTGCCGTTTGCGATTCGTTTGATGGAGCTTGCAAAGGGGAGCGGGCTTCCAGTCAAGATTCGCCTTTGCGACACCATGGGTTTTGGCGTGCCGTATCCGGGAGCAGCGCTTCCGCGCTCTGTGGCGCGCATTGTGAACGCCTTTACACAGGACGCCGGAGTTCCGAGCGAATGGCTGGAATGGCACGGACACAATGATTTCCACAAGGTACTGACCAATGCGGCGACAGCGTGGCTGTATGGTTGCAGTGGAGCCAATGGAACGCTGCTTGGCTTTGGCGAGAGGACCGGTAACGCGCCTCTGGAAGCTCTGGTCATGGAATACATTTCGTTGACAGGTGATGACAACGCCGCCATGACCGAGACCATTAGCGAGATTGGCGAGTATTTTGAGCGTGAGCTTGGCTACCGGATTCCAGACAATTATCCATTTGTTGGGCGTGACTTTAACGCGACAAGTGCCGGGATTCATGTGGATGGACTCATCAAGAATGAGGAAATCTACAATATCTTTGACACGGAGAAGATTCTGAAGCGCTCTGTGCCGATCATCATCACAGACAAGTCCGGTCGGGCCGGGGTTGCGTACTGGATTAACCAGCATCTTGCTTTGGCTGGAGATGACCGCATTGACAAGCGGCACCCCATTGTCGGGCGCATTACGAGGGCTATTGAGCAGACGTATGAAAAGGGTCGCACCACGCATTTCTCCAACGCGGAGATGAAGGCGCTGGTAAAGCGGTACCTGCCCGAGCTGTTCCCAACGGACTTCGACCACCTCAAGGACATTGCGCACAAGCTGTCTGCCCGGATTATTGCCCGGCTGTCTGCCCGGAACGAAATCCGGCAGATGCGTACCGATCAGGTGCAGGGGCTTCTGGATGGTTTTCTCGAGGAATTCCCGTTTGTGCAGTACATCTATCTTATCAACACGAACGGGCACCTTGTTTCGCACGCCATCTGCCACAAGGAAGACGTGGAGAAGTACAAGACTTTTGACGAGCACACAGACTTTTCTGCTCGTGAGTGGTTCACGGTGCCGACCAGAACTGGCAAGCTTCATGTGACGGACTTTTTTAAGTCGCAGTTCACAGGCAAGTTGTGTCTGACCGTGGCAACGCCTGTTGATGATGAAGAATCCGAGATTCAGGGCGTGCTTGGTGCGGACATCCGTTTTGAGGAACTGCTTCGTCGGCACGAGATGATAATCCCGGCGAGCGACGATGAGGATGGAGAGGAAGAGATCCTTTAG
- a CDS encoding hydantoinase/oxoprolinase family protein, which produces MLLGIDVGGTHTDAVVLDGQEIKASIKIPTDHKNLLSSIRTALEKVLHGVDPKAVRRVNLSTTLSTNAIVEGKTEPVGVLVSSGPGIDPESYRIGENYFVLGGSIDHRGTEQESLSPRDLDAALEACKERNLRVFAAVTKFSTRNPAHENQLAEALDDALAPDRVTLGHSLSGTLNFPRRVATAYFNSAVWRVYNDFAQAVEESAAHFGLDAEINILKADGGTMPLEASRETPVESILSGPAASVMGIISLCDVQDDAILLDIGGTTTDIALFANGAPLIESEGMAINGAPTLVQALRVTPIGIGGDSAIRLSREAGVTVGPDRQGPALAVCSGSGCTPTLTDALNTLGLSDFGDVEASKTGIAALAKLWDMSPEKLAQKVVSVAASTIAEAVRSMVERINEKPVYTIYEMLKGKSVRPRRVVAMGGPAQAMLDPIQDALSLPVELPDHYSVANAIGAARTRTTLDVELFADTAKGSLFIPSLDVKKHVARNYTLEDAKADAITEILAFLRSRGVSVRDSEPEITEAEAFSMVEGYSTTGKNIRVKCQLRPGVD; this is translated from the coding sequence ATGCTGCTTGGAATTGATGTTGGAGGAACACACACGGATGCCGTTGTACTGGACGGTCAGGAAATCAAGGCGTCAATCAAGATTCCGACTGACCACAAAAATCTGCTCTCCTCCATCAGAACAGCACTGGAAAAGGTCCTTCACGGCGTTGACCCCAAAGCCGTCCGCCGCGTGAACCTGTCCACTACGCTTTCCACCAACGCCATTGTCGAAGGGAAAACCGAACCCGTTGGCGTCCTGGTCTCTTCCGGCCCCGGCATTGACCCCGAAAGCTACCGCATCGGCGAAAACTACTTCGTCCTTGGCGGCTCCATTGACCACCGGGGCACCGAGCAGGAATCACTCAGCCCCCGCGATCTCGATGCCGCGCTTGAAGCCTGCAAGGAGCGCAATCTGCGTGTCTTTGCCGCTGTCACCAAGTTCTCCACCCGCAACCCCGCGCATGAAAACCAGCTCGCCGAGGCCCTGGATGATGCGCTGGCTCCAGATCGCGTCACTCTTGGGCATTCCCTCTCTGGAACGCTCAACTTCCCCCGCCGCGTCGCAACTGCGTATTTCAACAGCGCGGTCTGGCGCGTCTACAACGACTTTGCGCAGGCTGTGGAAGAAAGCGCCGCGCACTTTGGTCTCGATGCGGAGATTAACATCCTCAAGGCTGACGGCGGCACCATGCCTCTTGAAGCCTCTCGCGAGACTCCTGTCGAATCAATTTTGTCCGGACCAGCAGCAAGTGTCATGGGGATTATTTCCCTCTGCGACGTGCAGGATGACGCCATTCTTTTGGACATCGGCGGAACCACCACGGACATCGCCCTTTTCGCCAACGGCGCACCACTCATCGAAAGCGAAGGCATGGCCATCAATGGCGCTCCCACGCTCGTGCAGGCGCTTCGCGTCACCCCCATTGGCATTGGTGGCGACTCCGCTATTCGTCTCTCCCGCGAGGCTGGTGTTACCGTCGGCCCCGATCGTCAGGGACCCGCCCTTGCCGTGTGTTCCGGCTCAGGCTGCACCCCCACTCTGACTGACGCCCTCAACACTCTCGGACTCAGCGACTTTGGCGACGTCGAAGCATCAAAGACAGGCATTGCCGCACTTGCCAAGCTCTGGGACATGTCTCCCGAGAAACTCGCGCAGAAGGTCGTCAGCGTCGCCGCAAGCACCATTGCCGAAGCCGTTCGCAGCATGGTTGAACGCATCAACGAGAAACCCGTGTACACCATTTATGAGATGCTCAAGGGCAAGAGTGTTCGACCCCGTCGCGTCGTCGCGATGGGTGGTCCCGCTCAGGCCATGCTCGACCCCATTCAGGACGCCCTCTCTCTGCCCGTCGAGCTGCCAGACCACTACTCCGTCGCCAACGCCATTGGCGCCGCCCGCACTCGGACCACCCTCGACGTTGAACTTTTCGCCGACACCGCAAAAGGCTCCCTCTTCATCCCCTCCCTCGATGTGAAAAAGCACGTCGCTCGGAACTACACCCTTGAGGATGCCAAGGCTGACGCTATCACAGAAATCCTCGCATTTCTCCGCTCTCGCGGCGTCTCCGTTCGCGACTCCGAACCAGAAATCACCGAGGCTGAAGCATTTAGCATGGTCGAAGGATACTCCACCACCGGCAAGAACATTCGCGTTAAATGTCAGCTCCGCCCCGGCGTTGATTAA
- the plsY gene encoding glycerol-3-phosphate 1-O-acyltransferase PlsY, whose protein sequence is MLSLGWIAVTYLLGAVPFGLFVGRIFCGIDPRLDGSHNTGSTNVARLCGFRYGVLTLLFDAGKGFLPVYLASTFSDSTFFLGLVALAAVAGHVYSVFLDWKGGKAVATTVGAFLALAPGALLLSCLVFIGVVLASGFVSLGSLALVSALVLFLILSGQFGLAFFAALIAALVFYRHADNIQRLAHGTEKSWKKKKN, encoded by the coding sequence ATGCTGTCACTCGGTTGGATCGCCGTTACCTATCTGCTTGGCGCAGTGCCCTTTGGACTTTTTGTTGGCCGCATATTTTGTGGCATCGACCCGCGGCTCGACGGAAGCCACAACACAGGCTCAACAAACGTCGCCCGCCTTTGCGGCTTTCGCTATGGCGTGCTGACGCTCCTGTTTGACGCAGGCAAAGGCTTCCTGCCCGTCTACCTCGCCTCCACCTTCAGCGACTCCACCTTCTTCCTCGGACTCGTCGCCCTCGCCGCCGTCGCCGGGCACGTCTACTCTGTCTTCCTCGACTGGAAAGGTGGCAAGGCCGTCGCAACAACCGTCGGCGCCTTCCTCGCCCTCGCCCCCGGCGCACTCCTCCTCTCCTGTCTCGTCTTTATCGGCGTCGTCCTCGCCTCTGGCTTCGTCTCCCTCGGCTCCCTCGCTCTCGTCTCCGCTCTCGTCCTCTTCCTCATCCTCTCCGGACAGTTTGGACTCGCCTTCTTCGCCGCTCTCATCGCCGCTCTCGTCTTTTACCGACACGCTGATAATATTCAGCGACTCGCTCACGGAACTGAAAAAAGCTGGAAAAAAAAGAAAAATTAA
- a CDS encoding glutamine synthetase family protein has translation MENTPVFNCKNADDVLKAVRDYNVSFVQFWFIDIVGTLKSFQVTPNELEAAFEEGMGFDGSSILGFTRIEESDMVAIPDPTTFQMVSWRPTERPVARMFCDIMKPDLTPYENDPRHILRKVIAKAAEKGYTFYVGPELEFFVFGDSKSPQLLDVGGYFDAPPLDLGNDIRRDIIFALERMGIQVEYSHHEVAPSQHEIDLRYNEGLKMADVATTYRVVVKEVARKHGAYATFMPKPIYGQNGSGMHVHQSLFKNGRNVFFDPKDPNCLSAECKSYIAGLLKHAKEFCCVTNQFVNSYKRLVPGYEAPVYIAWAQRNRSALIRVPMYKPGKEAATRIELRNPDPAANPYLCFAVQLAAGLKGIEEGYELAPAVEENIFAFNEVDMDTHGIESLPGDLYSAAKELEKSELMKETLGESLHRNLVENKLAEWDEYRTHVSEFEINKYLPVL, from the coding sequence ATGGAAAACACTCCCGTTTTCAATTGCAAAAACGCTGACGACGTCCTGAAGGCCGTTCGTGACTACAACGTCAGCTTTGTTCAGTTCTGGTTCATCGACATCGTCGGTACCCTGAAAAGCTTCCAGGTTACCCCTAACGAACTCGAAGCCGCTTTCGAAGAAGGCATGGGCTTTGACGGCTCATCCATCCTCGGCTTCACCCGTATCGAAGAATCCGACATGGTCGCTATCCCCGACCCCACAACTTTCCAGATGGTTTCCTGGCGCCCAACCGAGCGCCCCGTCGCTCGTATGTTCTGCGACATCATGAAGCCCGACCTCACCCCTTACGAAAATGACCCCCGCCACATCCTGCGCAAGGTCATCGCTAAGGCCGCTGAGAAAGGATACACCTTCTATGTCGGCCCTGAACTCGAGTTCTTCGTCTTCGGCGACTCCAAGTCCCCACAGCTCCTCGACGTTGGTGGCTACTTCGACGCTCCGCCGCTGGACCTCGGTAACGACATCCGTCGTGACATCATTTTCGCCCTCGAGCGTATGGGTATTCAGGTCGAATACTCCCACCACGAGGTCGCTCCCTCTCAGCACGAAATCGACCTCCGTTACAACGAAGGCCTTAAAATGGCCGACGTCGCTACCACCTACCGCGTCGTCGTTAAGGAAGTCGCTCGCAAGCACGGTGCCTATGCTACCTTTATGCCCAAGCCTATCTATGGCCAGAACGGCTCCGGTATGCACGTCCACCAGTCCCTCTTCAAGAACGGCCGCAACGTCTTCTTTGATCCCAAGGACCCCAACTGCCTCTCTGCTGAGTGCAAATCCTACATCGCTGGCCTGCTCAAGCACGCTAAGGAATTCTGCTGCGTTACCAACCAGTTCGTGAACTCCTACAAGCGTCTCGTGCCCGGCTACGAAGCCCCTGTGTACATCGCTTGGGCTCAGCGTAACCGCTCCGCTCTTATCCGCGTGCCTATGTACAAGCCCGGTAAGGAAGCCGCTACCCGTATCGAACTCCGTAACCCCGATCCGGCTGCTAACCCCTACCTTTGCTTCGCTGTCCAGCTCGCCGCTGGCCTCAAAGGCATCGAGGAAGGCTACGAGCTCGCTCCCGCCGTTGAAGAAAACATCTTCGCCTTCAATGAAGTCGATATGGATACCCACGGCATCGAATCCCTCCCCGGCGACCTTTACTCCGCCGCTAAGGAACTCGAAAAGTCCGAGCTTATGAAAGAAACCCTCGGCGAATCCCTCCACCGGAACCTCGTCGAGAACAAACTCGCTGAGTGGGACGAGTACCGTACCCACGTCTCCGAGTTCGAGATTAACAAGTACCTCCCCGTACTCTAA
- a CDS encoding DHA2 family efflux MFS transporter permease subunit, which translates to MTAKAPGKWLITLSVMLPTMIEVLDTSVANVALEHIQGSLSAGQDEVTWVLTSYLVANAVVIPMSGWLSRMMGRKRYLVASVALFTLSSLLCGAATNLMQIILFRVMQGIGGGGLQPVSQAILLETFPAKQRGMAMAIFGLGVVMGPIFGPLVGGWITDTWSWRWIFYINLPFGILAFYMCSAFVQDPPYLKRAKKGEEVDVLGLALLSVGIGCLQIVLDRGQQDDWFASTNITVMSIIAVSALSFLVWWELRHKNPVLDLRIFKSGSFSIGCVVMFLGFFAFFGSIVLLPMFLQGLMGYTALLAGLVLGPSGAVVFIFMPIAGKLTERIDARWILSFGLLLCSYSLYLMAGFNLNIDFFSAALPRAIQGAAMPFFFVALSYLTFAYVKNNQMNNASALYNLLRNLGGSFGTAFVTTLLARRAQYHQNILTEHMTPLNPIYQLRLSEIQQALTAKLGPLSDHLEEARAFLYQELMKEANALAFNDAFYIQCLIFLCLVGGVWFMKKPPIKVDEE; encoded by the coding sequence ATGACGGCCAAGGCTCCAGGAAAGTGGCTTATAACCTTGTCGGTTATGCTGCCCACCATGATTGAAGTGCTCGACACCAGCGTGGCAAATGTCGCGCTGGAGCACATTCAGGGCAGTCTTTCAGCCGGGCAGGACGAAGTCACATGGGTTCTCACCTCGTATCTCGTGGCCAATGCCGTGGTTATTCCCATGAGTGGCTGGCTTTCGCGCATGATGGGGCGCAAGCGCTATCTTGTTGCCTCCGTTGCGCTCTTTACCTTGAGTTCACTCCTTTGTGGTGCTGCGACCAATCTTATGCAGATCATTCTTTTCCGCGTGATGCAGGGCATTGGTGGCGGTGGTTTGCAGCCCGTGTCGCAGGCCATTCTGCTTGAGACTTTCCCCGCCAAGCAGCGCGGTATGGCGATGGCTATTTTTGGTCTTGGTGTGGTCATGGGACCAATCTTTGGCCCGCTCGTTGGTGGCTGGATTACGGACACCTGGTCGTGGCGCTGGATTTTTTACATCAATTTGCCGTTCGGCATTTTGGCCTTTTACATGTGTTCTGCCTTTGTGCAGGACCCACCGTATCTCAAGCGCGCCAAGAAAGGCGAAGAAGTGGACGTGCTCGGTCTCGCCTTGCTCTCTGTCGGCATTGGCTGTTTGCAGATTGTTCTCGACCGTGGGCAGCAGGATGACTGGTTTGCCTCCACAAACATTACGGTGATGTCCATTATTGCCGTTTCTGCTTTGAGTTTTCTCGTTTGGTGGGAGTTACGGCACAAGAATCCAGTTCTAGACCTGCGCATTTTCAAGAGTGGAAGTTTTTCGATTGGCTGTGTGGTGATGTTTTTAGGCTTTTTCGCCTTTTTCGGCTCCATTGTTTTGCTCCCGATGTTTCTTCAGGGGCTTATGGGCTACACCGCGCTTCTCGCTGGTCTCGTGCTTGGACCCAGTGGCGCTGTCGTCTTCATCTTTATGCCCATCGCGGGCAAGCTGACTGAGCGCATTGACGCTCGCTGGATTCTCTCCTTTGGGCTGCTTTTATGTTCCTACTCGTTGTATCTCATGGCAGGTTTTAACCTGAACATTGATTTCTTTAGCGCGGCGCTTCCGCGTGCGATTCAGGGTGCAGCGATGCCGTTTTTCTTTGTCGCTCTCTCTTATCTCACTTTCGCCTACGTTAAGAACAATCAGATGAACAATGCCTCTGCCCTCTACAACCTTTTGCGTAATCTTGGCGGTTCCTTTGGAACAGCCTTTGTGACGACACTTCTCGCCCGGCGCGCTCAGTATCATCAGAATATCCTCACTGAGCACATGACGCCGCTTAACCCCATTTATCAGCTGCGACTTTCAGAAATTCAGCAGGCTTTGACTGCGAAGCTCGGCCCTCTTTCCGACCATCTCGAAGAGGCCCGCGCCTTTCTCTATCAAGAGCTGATGAAGGAAGCCAACGCCCTCGCATTTAACGACGCCTTTTACATTCAGTGCCTCATCTTCCTCTGTCTCGTCGGTGGTGTCTGGTTTATGAAAAAACCACCCATTAAAGTCGATGAAGAATAA
- a CDS encoding MarR family winged helix-turn-helix transcriptional regulator, whose amino-acid sequence MVWRRDGILGRCISVCNRVGMTYVGRQLSPLGIGKGQFMHMAELYYEDGISQEELAGRLYMDKGTVARALGHLENKGYIEKRADAKDARKKLIFLTEKAKKLEGEFIGTLIRCNVNVTENIPDEELQTCISVLQRVAKNMESSVNDEPLRKEVEEG is encoded by the coding sequence ATGGTGTGGAGAAGAGACGGAATACTTGGTCGCTGTATTTCGGTGTGTAACCGAGTTGGGATGACATACGTCGGAAGACAGCTCTCGCCTCTTGGGATCGGTAAGGGGCAGTTCATGCATATGGCGGAGCTGTACTACGAGGACGGGATAAGCCAGGAGGAGCTGGCGGGCAGGCTGTACATGGATAAGGGGACAGTCGCCAGGGCGCTGGGGCACCTTGAGAACAAAGGATATATTGAGAAGCGGGCAGACGCAAAAGATGCCCGTAAGAAGCTTATTTTTTTGACAGAGAAAGCCAAGAAACTCGAGGGAGAGTTTATTGGAACACTGATTCGCTGCAACGTGAATGTGACGGAAAATATTCCGGACGAGGAGCTGCAAACCTGCATAAGTGTTTTGCAGCGAGTGGCGAAAAATATGGAATCTTCAGTAAACGATGAGCCGCTTCGAAAAGAAGTGGAAGAAGGATAG
- a CDS encoding HlyD family secretion protein, translating into MADEQNGTEKHAGLKRKIFAGLLVLMAVAALVWFLFMRGKVQTDDAFVDGHIYMISPRVSGYVTDVLVEDNQFVKKGESLLLLDETDYTVALAEARAALASLELGVPLERSQTGYKVQSATAAKVSLERKLEELAKRRESALHSFESAKSTHIKAAKDLRRYRTLVKDDVAPQSQLDDAVMAERTSQAAQSRAESEVAAVEREIAATKADLKRLAANIDLAATGEGLAEIKSREVEAQMARVHKAELNLKYCDVKAPVDGYVTKKNVEAGRVVASGQPVLAVVPLAPEDLWITANYKETQLEDVRVGQHVTIKVDTYSDVTLEGVVESIMAGTGSAFSLFPPENASGNYVKVVQRIPVRIRLTKTEGIPPLRIGMSVVPTIHTNGGDDE; encoded by the coding sequence ATGGCAGACGAACAGAATGGGACGGAAAAACACGCGGGGCTAAAACGCAAAATTTTTGCTGGCCTGCTCGTACTCATGGCAGTTGCTGCACTGGTCTGGTTCCTGTTCATGCGGGGCAAGGTGCAGACAGACGATGCCTTTGTTGATGGTCATATCTACATGATTTCACCGCGAGTGAGCGGATACGTCACAGACGTTTTGGTGGAAGACAACCAGTTCGTGAAAAAGGGGGAGTCGCTTCTCCTGCTGGACGAGACGGATTATACAGTGGCACTTGCTGAGGCGCGCGCCGCGCTGGCTTCTCTGGAGCTTGGTGTGCCGCTGGAGCGGAGCCAGACCGGCTACAAGGTGCAGAGTGCAACCGCAGCAAAGGTCAGCCTTGAGCGGAAGCTGGAAGAGCTGGCCAAGCGACGGGAATCGGCACTGCACAGCTTTGAGAGTGCAAAAAGTACGCACATCAAGGCTGCAAAGGATCTGCGCCGCTATCGCACACTGGTCAAGGACGACGTGGCTCCGCAGTCGCAGCTTGATGATGCCGTGATGGCCGAGCGGACTTCGCAGGCGGCCCAGTCGCGTGCCGAGTCAGAAGTTGCCGCTGTTGAGCGCGAGATCGCTGCAACTAAGGCTGATCTCAAGCGACTGGCTGCCAACATTGATCTTGCCGCAACGGGCGAAGGTCTGGCCGAGATTAAGTCGCGTGAGGTTGAAGCGCAGATGGCGCGTGTTCACAAGGCTGAGCTGAATCTCAAGTACTGCGATGTGAAGGCCCCTGTTGACGGGTACGTCACCAAGAAGAACGTCGAAGCCGGGCGCGTTGTTGCTTCTGGGCAGCCCGTGCTGGCTGTGGTTCCACTGGCTCCAGAGGATCTCTGGATTACGGCCAACTACAAGGAAACGCAGCTTGAAGACGTTCGCGTCGGTCAGCATGTGACCATCAAGGTCGACACGTATTCCGACGTGACTCTTGAAGGCGTTGTGGAATCCATTATGGCCGGAACAGGTTCTGCCTTTTCGCTTTTCCCGCCGGAGAATGCTTCTGGCAACTATGTCAAAGTCGTTCAGCGCATTCCTGTGCGCATTCGTCTGACCAAAACGGAGGGAATTCCGCCCCTGCGCATTGGCATGAGTGTTGTTCCCACCATTCACACCAACGGCGGCGATGACGAATGA